A window of the Cannabis sativa cultivar Pink pepper isolate KNU-18-1 chromosome X, ASM2916894v1, whole genome shotgun sequence genome harbors these coding sequences:
- the LOC133031657 gene encoding eukaryotic translation initiation factor 5A-3, with protein sequence MSDEEHHFESKADAGASKTYPQQAGTIRKNGYIVIKNRPCKVVEVSTSKTGKHGHAKCHFVGIDIFNGKKLEDIVPSSHNCDVPHVNRTDYQLIDISEDGFVSLLTENGNTKDDLKLPTDDSLLKQIKEGFEEGKDLVVSVMSAMGEEQINALKDIGPKS encoded by the exons ATGTCCGACGAAGAGCACCACTTCGAATCCAAGGCCGACGCCGGAGCTTCCAAGACCTATCCACAGCAAGCTGGTACCATTCGCAAGAATGGCTACATCGTCATCAAGAACCGTCCCTGCAAg GTTGTTGAGGTTTCAACCTCCAAAACTGGCAAGCATGGACATGCGAAGTGTCACTTTGTGGGGATCGATATTTTCAACGGCAAGAAACTCGAAGATATTGTTCCATCTTCCCACAACTGTGAT GTTCCTCATGTTAACCGTACTGATTATCAGCTGATTGACATTTCTGAAGATGGATTT GTGAGTCTTTTGACTGAAAATGGTAACACCAAGGATGATTTGAAGCTCCCTACTGATGACTCCCTGCTGAAACAG ATTAAGGAAGGGTTCGAGGAAGGAAAAGACCTTGTTGTGTCTGTTATGTCAGCTATGGGAGAGGAGCAGATTAATGCTCTGAAGGATATTGGCCCAAAATCTTAA